A single region of the Marmota flaviventris isolate mMarFla1 chromosome 10, mMarFla1.hap1, whole genome shotgun sequence genome encodes:
- the Paqr7 gene encoding membrane progestin receptor alpha yields the protein MAMAVAQKFSHLLSSLWHIGQEPLQPEPVFTVDRAEVPPLFWKPYIYAGYRPLHQTWRFYFRTLFQQHNEAVNVWTHLLAALALLLRLAIFVGTVDLLGDPHALPLFIIVLASFTYLSFSALAHLLQAKSEFWHYSFFFLDYVGVAVYQFGSALAHFYYAIEPAWHARVQAIFLPVAAFLAWLSCTGSCYNKYIQKPGLLGRTCQEVPSALAYALDISPVVHRILVSPHSDIDDPALLYHKCQVVFFLLAAAFFSTFVPERWFPGSCHVFGQGHQVFHVFLVLCTLAQLEAVTLDYEARRPIYEPLHTRCPHNFSALFLLTVGSSVLTAFLLSQLVRRKLNEKTK from the coding sequence ATGGCCATGGCGGTAGCCCAGAAGTTCAGCCACCTCCTGTCCAGCCTGTGGCACATCGGCCAGGAGCCTCTTCAGCCGGAGCCGGTCTTCACGGTGGACCGAGCGGAGGTGCCGCCCCTCTTCTGGAAGCCCTACATCTACGCTGGCTACCGGCCCCTGCACCAGACCTGGCGCTTTTACTTCCGCACGCTGTTCCAGCAGCACAATGAGGCCGTGAACGTGTGGACCCACCTGCTGGCGGCCCTGGCGCTGCTCCTGCGGCTGGCCATCTTTGTGGGGACCGTGGACTTGCTGGGAGACCCGCACGCCCTGCCGCTCTTCATCATCGTCCTGGCCTCCTTCACCTACCTGTCCTTCAGCGCCCTGGCCCACCTCCTGCAGGCCAAGTCCGAGTTCTGGCATTACAGCTTCTTCTTCTTGGACTACGTGGGTGTGGCCGTGTACCAGTTTGGCAGTGCCCTGGCGCACTTCTACTACGCCATTGAGCCCGCCTGGCATGCCAGGGTGCAGGCCATCTTCCTGCCCGTGGCTGCCTTTCTGGCCTGGCTCTCCTGCACCGGCTCCTGCTACAACAAGTACATCCAGAAGCCAGGCCTGCTGGGCCGCACTTGCCAGGAGGTGCCCTCGGCCCTGGCCTATGCGTTGGACATCAGCCCAGTGGTGCACCGTATCTTGGTGTCCCCTCACTCTGACATAGACGACCCAGCTCTTCTCTACCACAAGTGCCAGGTGGTGTTTTTTCTGCTGGCTGCCGCTTTCTTTTCTACCTTCGTGCCTGAGCGCTGGTTCCCAGGCAGCTGCCATGTCTTTGGGCAGGGCCACCAGGTTTTCCATGTCTTCTTGGTGTTGTGCACCCTGGCTCAGCTGGAGGCAGTGACGCTGGACTACGAGGCCCGTCGACCCATCTATGAGCCTCTACACACACGCTGTCCCCACAACTTCTCCGCCCTCTTCTTGCTCACTGTGGGCAGCAGTGTCCTCACTGCGTTTCTTCTCAGCCAGCTGGTACGGCGAAAACTCAACGAGAAGACCAAGTGA